The sequence attttatttaaatattgtgctaattTGGAAAATAATGAGAGCTTGAATGGCTTcagttacatatatatatatagatgataattttatataaatattgtgCTAATTTGGAAAATAATGAGGGTTTGAATGGCTtcagttatttttatttatttatttatttatttatttatttatttatttatttatttatttatttatttatttatttatttatttatttatttatttatttatttatttatttatttatttatttatttatttatttatttatttaattaaccTAAAGACATAATTCATCAATAGCTTGGTGGTGTCGTACGTTTGTGGCCAACTGATCTCAAGTTCGAGCCATTGCTTGGTTTGTTTGCTatttacattattaaaaccgTAGGAGCATGATATAAATACCACATTTCAGATAAACTGATCAATAGCTTAGAGTTAGTTCAAGGAAACTGCCCTCAAAACCGACCCGACCCgattctctatctctctctctttctcaattcTCAAACTCTATCGTTTCCCTCAAAAACCAAACCGATTCTCTGATCAGTAGCTTAGAGTTCGTTCTGATTTCCGCTGCCGAATTGTTTGCTTGCTGGATCTTCAGGAAAATGGGTACGCTTCTTCGTTCTTCCCACGCTTGTTTTCGTTCTTATTGTTATTCTACTCTTTctactgctgctgctgctactACTTCTACTAGTATTGCTAGTGCTAAAAAAAACCCGAATCACAATCAGAATCAAAATCAACTCTTGAAGCCTGTTAGAGATCAGTGCAAATCTAGAAGCTTTAGGAATGTTGATCATGCCTTAGAgctgtttgataaaatgcttcaCACGCACCCTTTGCCTTCCATTGCCGATTTTAATAACGTGTTGGGTGGCATTGCAAGAATGAAGCATTACTCAGTAGTCATTTCTCTAATTAAACGAATCGAATCATTTGGTATCTCTCCTAATGTTTATACTCTTACTATTTTGATTAACTGCTTCTGCCATTTAAACTGTCTAGATTTTGGGTTCTCTGTCTTGGcaacaattttgaaacttgGTTATCACCCAAACTCTATTACTCTAAACACCCTTGTGAAGGGTCTCTGTCTTCAAGGTAACATTGCTGGAGCTGTGAGGTTGGTCGAAGAAATGGAGAAGAATGGGTATAAGCCTAATGCAATTACTTGTGGAACAATACTAAATGCTCTGTGTAAGATTGGACAGACTAGTATGGCTATTAGGTTGCTTAGGAAGATGGAAGAAGGGAATTTTGAGCTTGATCTGACATCCTATAATACAATCATTGACAGTTTATGTAAGGATAGGTTGGTAACTGAGGCCTTGAACCTTTTGACTGAAATGATGAGTAAAGGCATTCAGCCAGACCTTTTCACTTACAATTCCTTAATTCAAGGCCTATGCAATTTAAGCCGATGGAGAGAGGCTACTACTCTATTGAATGAGATGGTGCGAAGGAAGATCATGCCAGATGTGTATACCTTCAATATATTGATGGACACACTTTGCAAAGAGGGAATGCTGACAGAGGCAAAAGAAATTTTTGATGTGATGATTGAAAGAGGAATTGGGCCTGACACAATCACTTACAATTCTCTAATTGATGGTTATTGTTTGCAAAACAAATTGAAGGATGCCATCAAAGCATTGAACATGATGGTTGAGAGGGGTTGTTCACCTAATATTGTTAGCTATAACACATTGATTAATggattttgtaaaaagaaaagaattgacGAGGCAACGAATCTCTTTCATGAAATGTCCAACAAGGGAGTAACTCCAGATGTTGTGACTTACTGCACTCTTATAGGTGGGTTTTGTCGAGTGGAGAGACACAAGGCTGCTCTAGTCCTATTTCATAAGATGCAGGCATGTGGCCAACTTCCAACTCCCCAAACTTATGCTGTCTTGTTAGACGGCTTGTGTAAGAATGGACAAGTTGTTGAGGCAATACAAGTGTTTCTTGAGATGAAAGACAAAACGTTGGGCAACAATATTGTGATTTACAGCATTTTGATTGATGGTTTGTGTAATGTTGGGAATCTTACAGTTGCAAGAGAACTCTTTTATAGTCTACCTGCAAAAGGATTGCAACCCAATGTTCGAACTTACACCATCATGCTCAAAGGGCTTTGCAAAGAGGGATTGATAGAAGAAGCAAGTGAGATATTTGAGAAAATGGATGGGAACGGTTGTTCACCTGACGATCGCGCATATAACACAATAATCCAAGGGTTACTGCAACACAATGAGACATCAAAGGCAATTAAATATCTTGAAATAATGGTTGACAAGGGTTTTTCAGCAAATGCAACAGTTGCAAGCATGTTATTTGACTTGTTATCATCTAATCAAGTAGATAAGAACATTCAAGAATTTCTCtttaagcttgtgtgaaggttTTTTAGTTTCTCAACATGAAGGACAAGTTTCATATTTTATCCATCACATGTCAATCTTTAAAAGATGTGTATCATTTCAGGTAAATTTTATAGTTTCTAAAGATGgttttctatttcatttatgtATGCATGATTGTTTGTACCTTTAACTATTCTATCTTTTGTTGTGATTTCATTGTGCACTCATGTTGTTGCTTGGAAGTTGGAACCTATTTTCCTAGATagttgtttcaaaattttttcttatttaaggTTAATGCTAAGTATTGTGCTTTAAAATCTGGCATTTTTTGTGGGGTTATACATCCCTTAGCCAGtggaattaataataataaatgttccCTCCAATGAAATTAAGTTTTGGAGTTGCATTTATGCAAACTGATGCATAACTGGCATGGTGCATGCTTCAAACTTTATATGCTCAAGATTGATTGTTCTTTTAATTGATCTATCTTTTGTTGAGATTTTATTGTGTACTCATGTTGTTGCTTTCGATCTATTTTCATGGATagttatttcaaaaaatttctaatgtaAAGTTAATGTGAAAAATGGTTGTTCTAATGTTTGGCCTTCTTTGTGGTCATACATCCATTAGCTAGTGCAAGATAAACGTTCCCTCCAATAAAATTAAGTGCTGGAGTTGCGTGTTGAATgttacaataaaaatttatattatgctTAAATTTAAAGTGTAGTGAATACCTTACTTCTATTTCTATGCTGAATTTGTCTTAGTTTTGCATGCTTTCCTGAACTGTATTGACACTAGACTTGGGAGTTGACTAGTTGTAGATCATATTTACTAAATTTAGTTTGTTATTTTGTGGAACGAATGAGACAATTGTAATTATTTAAGGAATACTTGTTGCTTAGTTATTTGTGCAATCCATTTGTTTATGGCTTTTGTTGCccaaaattcttcatttatgAATTCTATTTGTGTTTTTCAGTATTTTGTTCCAGACTTGGGGTTTCTCATAAATGTGTTAtcttatttacttataaaagaaaataatttttcttatgtAGATGATTTGTTTGGTGCTTAATTTGCCTgtgattctttctttttggtttctgGGTTATGTAGAATTGGTGGTATAGATTTaagggttttggtttttttttttttttttgaagtttagaAGGGTATCTTAATTATGATATAGAaaatttttctgattttttatttgattcatgATTGAATGCAACGTCAGATTACCCATCATCTAAGTCacatttttgtagttttaatgCCTAGTGATTTTAGAGGAACCTATTTCGATGTCCTTTGGCAATTATGTGttcaaagaatttttatttttattctccaaaataaggggaaaaagaaGCATCATTGAGGACCTGTGATCCCTCAACCCATCGGAAGATATCTCTTCCAGATCAGATTTTCTGCCAAGCTTCAAGTCCTACATAAGTCCTTTTCTCTTCTGCCTTACCAAGGTATTGGAACCAACCAGCTGctaccttcttttcttttgggctCCAGCTCAaatgaatttcttgaaaattcCTTCGAATCCCAGTCCATAATAAGTAAGCCTCTTTCActacttagcaaaaaaaaaaaaaaaaatcacagtaTGAAAGAAAAGTGAATGCTTCAAGCAGAATTAaaatgaaagaatcaatggtattttttttttcttttggttaaaTCTTATTTATATGGAGCTTTGTTACTTTTAAAACTTGATTAGTTTCCCCATTAAGGCAGTTCAAATGTGCAAAactattttttggttttaaaaaaatcttctttaAGAGTAAAAGCTGCTGGAGTGTGTACATGTATTGGAAGGATATCGTGATGGAGTTGCTTCTGTTggtgtcatcaaataaaaagGTATAATATATAGGGATTGATCATCTCTTAAAATGATTCTTTCTTACCAAAAACTCCTATATTAAATGTTGTACCAAGTCGAACCTCTTTGGCctcaatttttctataaaattctAGTGCCTGAAGTGATGTAGTAATAACATTatactctcttcttttttcatcctACTTGGTGTCTGAGGTGGCATGCACTATTTCTTTGTTGGTTGATGCTTTTTTCCAGTGGTCAATgtttcagaggtcacttccttgTGCTATCAATTTTTATGTTGTTCTATATATGTACAGGTAAGGTGCTAAAGTGTTACTGTGATTGCTGCATCAAAATATCACACTGTGAGGCTGTAGAGGGCAATTGGAAAagggtgaaaaagaaaaagaaaaactacatTTGGTAGTTAGATTAATTTCCTGACTAATTTATGGTCAACCTTTGTGGAGACATTTTACTCAAGGTAGAGAAATTACTACCAAAACACGCCTTCCATGATTGATAGCAATGACCATGACAATGGTTGAGGCCAGGCATAATCTGTGCCCGATGTTAGGTTCTGGTACTACATATGACCTCCATAGGTAACTATTTATtgttcccccttttttttataatttttttatcaggTGCTTTTCTGTTAGTTTTCATATTATCTAAGAAGTGGAAGTGTGGAACATGATAATTCTGTAATTATCATTACGAATTTTTATATTACTACTATAAAAATTGCTCAACATCATTTTAGTGTGGTTATCTGAGTTTAAAATTAGTAAACAAGTTGCAATTCCACCGAAACACAGTTTGTATAGGTGCAACATCTTGGCAAGGTAATTCATAGACAGTGcaagttgtaaattttttatttaacaaagcTTGATAGCTTCTAATGTATAAATCTCATACAAACATAAGTTTAACTTGTTCAATTACAATAGATCTTACAAAAACAGAACCAATTTTCATAGCATCATTGATTACTTAAATGATTGGCACATTAGTTACAAGAAGGCTTGTTGACTGTGTACAACATCTCCATCCTCCATGGgagcaataaaaaatttacctaCGCTGAAAGTTTCATCGTGCTATAAAATATGCAAACAAGGAAGCAAAAACAAGGGGGAAGGCAATGAGAACAATCGCCACAAGAGATAATTGATCATGGTGAAACCCAAAGTAATCTTTTAGAAAGGCCAATACAGGTTTGGTTTCTCCAAATACCATGATGTCCTTATTTATATCTCCATATTGTGAAGTAAGCAATCCCTTTAGCGACCAAGATGTAGGAGTCAAGTAATACAACCAAATCCACCATTTTGGAATCTGCTGCAATAGTACAACATAATCGGTTCAACTATATATTCATATGTTTTcacaatcacacacacacacacgcgcacacacacacacacacacacacactatggCCTCAATAGAGACAGAGTCTGGCAACCTTACCGGTTCAGGAATAAAAAATCCGGCAAAAAGGTTGAATGTTGTGTAGAATCCTGAGGACAAAGTTGTTGGTGTGAATGAAACGAGTAGCATTCCAAGATAATTGTAGTACAGCAAGGAACAAAATGTGACATAGACGTACCAGGAAACCTTATAAGTTGACCCATAATATCCAATCGTTGGATATATGATCATCACGAATATGACAGTTTCAATGAAGAGATAGGGAACTTCCACTATCACCTACAAAATTAGTATACATCACTCTATAAgctgaaaaaaggaaaaacaagtGGCCTTATCAATatctaaactctctctctctctctctctctctctctctctctctctaccctttcttttttggatCAATGGTGATAGTATACTACACAAGTGGCATTAACAACTAGAACATATACAGTAAAAAGGTCATAAATTTCTCATGAACATGTTTGTTAAACAGCCCCATATTCCACTGGGTATTCATGTTGTCACTGTCAAAGATCTAGCAAGATTCACCTTGCATAAAATTGACTTCATTTTAGTTTACAAATAATATCTTGAAATCAAATCTACCCTAAATTCAATCAGTTTCAAAGAAAATTATACCTGTGCAAGTGAATAAGCCCATGAAGAGTACATCCCTGCGAATTTTTCCCGATACATAACAGTTCGCTCTGCAGCAACATATGGTTAGACTTTTGAGCAGTTAATTATGCCCAAGAAGATCACAGTTGAGAACATTCCCCCAAATATATTGAATACATTCTGCTGGTTATTTCTGTAAGTAAAATAATAGTCAAAGCTTTTATCATGTAGAGAAATTTATATATCTTACAGATATAATCTATCTTAAGCAAAGTGAAGATCTACAATTGTAAGAATCACTTTTAACATACATCATAAGTGGCACTCTCATTGTAGTTTCACACTACAAATTCGATTTGTCCAAGGTCACCATTACTAGTAGTTATCTCATGCTATAAACATTTTTCTAAAGAGAGTGGAAAACTTAAACATATTAAAACTTACATTTTTTTCCTTGGTTTCAATATAGTACCCCAAAAATTAAAGCAGATATAAGTGCAAATACGATACGCATCAAGTTGTATGCAGGACTCCTCCAATAAGCCAAATGAGTTGTTTCCATAGGCAAGATTTGAATTTTCCCCAACCATTTTGTGAAAAGAGGGTAGGAAAATACTGATCTCTTGAATTAGGAGGTGGACTACTCAACTGCCTTACAagctctttgtttttttttgcaaatgggATAATAGTAGGAGTCACAgtcaaagttttaaaaatgacaATACATGTTAGATGTAGATCATTCATCTTAAGGGCACTATTTTACTCCACACCAACACAATAGATGGCTTTAAGAGAGATTAGCACAATCTTGATACCTTCTAACCTACATCCAGGCACATAcacataaagagagagagagagagagagagagagagagagagagacctttcTAAGCTCCGTTACAATTGAACACTAATTAAGTGAATGAATAAGTTGAGTTTGAAATGCTCAGCATGGCTTGAGTAGAAGGTTGTGAAacaaataaagattttttactGATATCTCACACACATTGATTGGCTCAAAATAAGCAAACCAAGGCTAATTTTCTACTTGGAATTCAGCAAAAAGCTTGTTAGGAATAGTTTACACTAAATTCACCTACAATTTGGTCATCATATGGCTACAACTTTGACATATAAAAACGACCATAACGGAGATTTTGGGAAGAGAGAGATCCACGTAGTACAATTACAACATGTCCATTCTAAAACCCTGATCTGTCTCACAACAGAttgttatattttctattttatgcCATACAATTATTGAGTTTGTTCCCATTGAGGTCGCATAAGGAAGGAAAAATATAATACTGGGCCACCCAATGCTTTTCAAAACAGATGCCAAGCAAATTGCTTGCTTCTTTTGATCTTATTATCTGACATTAGGAATAAGGATGATAGAATTCAGCATCATCAAAgttaattttgaaatagaaACACATTATTTGACTCATGTGACATCAAAACCAATGCTAATCGTAATTGAACTCAGCAACTCACTTGTATAAAGCATATTCCCTGTACTTCAGAGCAAAATCTATGCCAAGTTTTGCTTCTGCAGATGTAGAAGTGACGTCTAACATCCATGCTGCCggattgtaattatttctaatcTTTGGAACTCCAAGAATACTCTGTTAGAATATAAGTTGAGTAACAAGAAGATTTATCCACTTAACTAGTTGAAGAAAATAGTATTactaaaagaaagaagaaagaggaaaatgCAGAGGATAAATATATTGTTACAGGAAACAGACCTCAAAATGTTCTATAACGCTACTTGAATGCTCTCCTAGTTGTCCAGAGTAAATCAAGTGTCCACCAGTTTTTAGAAGAATTAACTGCAAAAGCAAGAGAAGCATGGGATAAGTAACTCTTCAAGATACAATACTAATATACTATCCGACACTAGGTCTCACATTCTCTTTTTGGGTAGCAGGTTGGAATGGAGCTTATATAATTATAATCTGGTTGCTCTACAATGGAGTGCATTATTTTCTCCATTGTAGCCAAAAGTAAAACCTCTTAGGCCTTTACTTAGCTCTCCAGTACTTATGCATTTATTCCTAAGATTAATACAACTCCTAGAAGCAATGGAGCACCTCTTCTTGTTTTCAAAAGTAAATactatttacaattttaattttaaaatgtttaaaaaatagtttttttttttttttacctcatcAAATGCTTCAAATATGTCAATACTTGGTTGGTGGATGGTACAAACAATTGTTCTTCCTGTATCAGCTGCATTCTTCACAGCTCGCATGAAAATTGCAGCTGCTCTTACATCCAATCCAGTCGTTGGTTCATCAATGAAGATAATAGGGGGGTTTGCAACAAGCTCCACAGCTATTGTAAGCCGCTTGCGCTGCTCATTTGATAGACCAGTAACGCCAGGTATGCCTACTAAAGCATCCTTTATTCCATCAAGCTCAATGGTCTCCAGGACTTCATTTACAAATTCCTGCATGACGTGCCACAGCAGATCTGACAAATTATTATCTCAATGATGAATATAAAACCAAATCTTTGATTGATGTCAGTGCCTGGAGAACTTACAGCTTTAGTTTTTGCGTCTATCTGAGGAGACAGTTGTAGCCAAGCAGAAAATATCACTGATTCTTCAACTGTGATCTGAGGAGAATGTATATCTGTTTGTTCACAATAACCTGACACCCTAGCAAATGTTTCTTGGACCTTGGGATACCCTCCAATCATTATTTGCCCTTCAATATAGCCACTGGTCTTTCTTCCTGCTAGGACATCCAGAAGAGTTGTTTTCCCAGCTCCACTGACACCCATCAATGCTGTAAGGACACCAGGCCTCAATGCACCCATAATATCAGAAAGAATTTGGAGTTTTTTGTTGGTGAAtccattttctctcatttcctggaagccaaaaagaaaaaataaagacagGAATTAACATAATAGATCACAGCTATCATTCTAGCAACCACCAGAAACTTATATGAAGTTAAATGTGATACCAAGGGGGTGTCAACATAGTACTGCACATCTTGAAACGCTACTTTTAAGGGTGTAAAAGGTAAGACCATCCTACCTGTTAATTAAGACAAGAAACTCATTAAAACATTGGAGAAATATTGCCAAACCCTTATATGGTTCAATACTAGTCTGTGGAGAGGCAATGATCTGAAGAATAAGCAGAAGAACAATAAAATCGATCAAACCTTTCTTTGGTTCAATACTAGTCAGTGGGGGAGAATTTCTAGACTTTTTGTCCCGATGGTTACCATCATGTGAATCTTCTGTTCCTCGTATTTCAGAGAGCTTTTCATGTGAGATAATAGCACAACATGATCCAGGAGCTGAATGTTTATTAAATGAGGATGACTAAACATCTAGCTATTGTTTCATTGCTGTTtaagttaaaatataataaaaattaag comes from Castanea sativa cultivar Marrone di Chiusa Pesio chromosome 3, ASM4071231v1 and encodes:
- the LOC142628255 gene encoding uncharacterized protein LOC142628255, whose translation is MGTLLRSSHACFRSYCYSTLSTAAAATTSTSIASAKKNPNHNQNQNQLLKPVRDQCKSRSFRNVDHALELFDKMLHTHPLPSIADFNNVLGGIARMKHYSVVISLIKRIESFGISPNVYTLTILINCFCHLNCLDFGFSVLATILKLGYHPNSITLNTLVKGLCLQGNIAGAVRLVEEMEKNGYKPNAITCGTILNALCKIGQTSMAIRLLRKMEEGNFELDLTSYNTIIDSLCKDRLVTEALNLLTEMMSKGIQPDLFTYNSLIQGLCNLSRWREATTLLNEMVRRKIMPDVYTFNILMDTLCKEGMLTEAKEIFDVMIERGIGPDTITYNSLIDGYCLQNKLKDAIKALNMMVERGCSPNIVSYNTLINGFCKKKRIDEATNLFHEMSNKGVTPDVVTYCTLIGGFCRVERHKAALVLFHKMQACGQLPTPQTYAVLLDGLCKNGQVVEAIQVFLEMKDKTLGNNIVIYSILIDGLCNVGNLTVARELFYSLPAKGLQPNVRTYTIMLKGLCKEGLIEEASEIFEKMDGNGCSPDDRAYNTIIQGLLQHNETSKAIKYLEIMVDKGFSANATVASMLFDLLSSNQVDKNIQEFLFKLV
- the LOC142627908 gene encoding pleiotropic drug resistance protein 3-like, which codes for MYSSWAYSLAQVIVEVPYLFIETVIFVMIIYPTIGYYGSTYKVSWYVYVTFCSLLYYNYLGMLLVSFTPTTLSSGFYTTFNLFAGFFIPEPQIPKWWIWLYYLTPTSWSLKGLLTSQYGDINKDIMVFGETKPVLAFLKDYFGFHHDQLSLVAIVLIAFPLVFASLFAYFIAR